AACAAGTGCAAGAGCTGTTTTTGTATCAAGCTGACTTCTAGCCATCGCTAAAGCCGCGCCGATTCCATCGCTTGTAGCCAATAGCTCCGCCATTACAACGATCTTCCAAGCCATTCCTAGAGCACTGACCCAAGCTGGAAAGATATAAGAGAAGATATGAGGCAGATAAATATCGGTAAATTTCATCAACTTTGGCACTTTGAAAGTATCTGCCATCTCTTCAAATTTATCCTCTAGCGTTCTTGTTCCCTGCAAAGCTCCGATAAAGACTATTGGCATGGATGCTACAAATACAGTAAATTCTACTGTCATATCTCCCATACCAAACCAAATCATCGCCAAAACGATCCAGGCAATCGGTGGCATTCCCATCAAAATTGTAATAATTGGACGGCTTGCAACGGAGGCTGTAATAAAAAAACCGGCAATTAAGCCAAGGAGCGTTCCAATTGAAAGAGAGAGTCCAAATCCAACAATCACTCTATTAATCGTAATAGAAAGATTGTCTAAAAACTCTTTGTCTTGAAACAGCTCTAAAACACTTTGAAAGCTTTGCAAAGGGGAGGGCAAAATCATATCCCCATAGATTTGATTGCCCACATCCCAAGCTGCAATAAAGAGAAAAATAGCCGCTATGGAGCCCCAGCCACTCCATAAGAATTTGGGAAAGTCTTTGATGATTTTTTTAAGAGCATCCATCAGTAGTAAAACTCCTCATCAGGAAGTTTTCCACCTATGATTTTTGGACTTTGCTCTTTTAGTTTTTCAAAGAAAAATTCAATATCTTTTTTTGCTTCTTTTGCTTTAACAACTTCCATTTTTACATGGCTAATGGAGTCTGCCACAGCTTCTGGCGTAAACATTTTTACATATTTCACAACAAGTTTTCCTGCCTCTTTTGGATGGCTTTTATACCACTGCATAGCTTCAATGTAGGCTTTTTCGAAAGCTTCAACGATTTTTTTGTTTTCTCTCATTTTTCCTACAACTGCCATACCGGCCTGCGGGATTTTAGGTTCTGTTTTAAAAGCTTTTGCCCACTCTTTTTGCAAATCAATACCCCTGTAAAGTTCAGGAGCGATGATATTCACTGGGAAAGAATGAGTTTTTCTAAGCACCATCGATGTTGCAGGCTCTGGCAAGAGGGCATTGTCTTGTCGTCTCATAATAAGCTGGCTAGCTGCATCCATTGGATTGGATACATAGATAAGATGGATATCTTTAGAACTTAATTTCTTTTGTTTCATAATAGCTTTAAGAACAATATCCGGCATATCGCCTCGCCAAGGAACAAGAAGCGATTTTCCTTTTAGCTTCTCAAGGGTATTTATATTTTTATCTCTAACTAAAATATGCAAAATCCCCCAAATGGAAACATTTAAGAGCTGAATTGGCTGCTTTTTGTTATACAAAATTGAAGCCACGTTCGTTGGCACTGCTACAAAATCTACCTCTTTATTAATAATCATCGCTCTTAGCTGATCAGGGTTTTTCCAAAGGCGAAACTCAATCTTTTTTGCATACTTTTTCAATGCACCGCTTTCAATCATATGAAAGATTGGATGTGAAACATTTGCAGATGGTCCTGCTATAACAATTTTTTCAAGTTGAGCCGCATTGGCACCTATAACCAACAAAGCCATAAATACAACAATTTTTTTCAACATTTTTCTTCCTTTCAAAATAGATATCCAATTCGAAATACCACTCGTCTTTTCTCAAGCGGTTGGTACTCTTTGAGATTATAGTGCGCTAAAAAACTTATACCGACTCCTATATGAAGTTTTGGTTTGTCAAATGGTAAAAATTCAATTTGAGGAGTAATATATCCAGCACTTCCGCTAAATGCTTTAAAAGGAAGTTTTGAACGAAGAATTGGATTTGTATCGTTGCCCATATTAGTTTTTGAGTTGTATTTGAAATTGTATTCAATTCCTATATTTAAATTTTTTGTAATCGCTTTTGTTGTTCCTATATCAAAAGTGATTTCATTCCCAAAATCGTAATCATTTTTTGCTTTTGGGCGATAAGTGTACATAGTATGAGCATCCACTCGCCAGGTAGAATCAAGCAATTTTGAAAAACCTAATCCTAATTTATATTCGGCTCCACCTGTTCCAGGCTGTGTTGGCAATGGAGTAGCGATATTTTGTGCAAAAGGAGGAGCCTTTTTGAATCCTTTGTCTGTTTTTCCTGTAGGCAGTTTCACTCCTGCTTCAACAGCTACTTGATAGCCATATTGTCTCATTGGCAACAAAACATATTTTCCAATGATTGCTATATCGCTAACTCCGCCGTTATCAATGGCGACATCATTGGTTCCAAGTTGTGCAGTGGCTTTAACCTGTTTATAGGGAATTATTAAACGGATGTCACCATTTTTGATGATTCCATAACGCAATCCCAAAAGTGTTATATTTGCTGTAGCATTGAGCTTTTCTTTGTTTTGTACTTCATGGGTGCCATCAAACATATTTTTTCGTTGAAAGTAGATATGCTTCATACCTATTTTAAGTTTGCCTTCCGGAACAACCATACCCCCACCTTTTGAGTTGAGCCCGGGAATGACTTGGGCAAATGTAGTGTGTGACAAGAATACAATAGATGCCAAGATCAAACTTTGTCTCTTCATTCTTTCTTCCTTTGATTAATTTAATTTTTACACAATTCACATG
The Nitratiruptor sp. YY08-10 DNA segment above includes these coding regions:
- a CDS encoding ABC transporter permease, which gives rise to MDALKKIIKDFPKFLWSGWGSIAAIFLFIAAWDVGNQIYGDMILPSPLQSFQSVLELFQDKEFLDNLSITINRVIVGFGLSLSIGTLLGLIAGFFITASVASRPIITILMGMPPIAWIVLAMIWFGMGDMTVEFTVFVASMPIVFIGALQGTRTLEDKFEEMADTFKVPKLMKFTDIYLPHIFSYIFPAWVSALGMAWKIVVMAELLATSDGIGAALAMARSQLDTKTALALVVIMIALLMIVEYIFLEPIKKEVEKWRD
- a CDS encoding ABC transporter substrate-binding protein, which produces MLKKIVVFMALLVIGANAAQLEKIVIAGPSANVSHPIFHMIESGALKKYAKKIEFRLWKNPDQLRAMIINKEVDFVAVPTNVASILYNKKQPIQLLNVSIWGILHILVRDKNINTLEKLKGKSLLVPWRGDMPDIVLKAIMKQKKLSSKDIHLIYVSNPMDAASQLIMRRQDNALLPEPATSMVLRKTHSFPVNIIAPELYRGIDLQKEWAKAFKTEPKIPQAGMAVVGKMRENKKIVEAFEKAYIEAMQWYKSHPKEAGKLVVKYVKMFTPEAVADSISHVKMEVVKAKEAKKDIEFFFEKLKEQSPKIIGGKLPDEEFYY
- a CDS encoding transporter, which gives rise to MKRQSLILASIVFLSHTTFAQVIPGLNSKGGGMVVPEGKLKIGMKHIYFQRKNMFDGTHEVQNKEKLNATANITLLGLRYGIIKNGDIRLIIPYKQVKATAQLGTNDVAIDNGGVSDIAIIGKYVLLPMRQYGYQVAVEAGVKLPTGKTDKGFKKAPPFAQNIATPLPTQPGTGGAEYKLGLGFSKLLDSTWRVDAHTMYTYRPKAKNDYDFGNEITFDIGTTKAITKNLNIGIEYNFKYNSKTNMGNDTNPILRSKLPFKAFSGSAGYITPQIEFLPFDKPKLHIGVGISFLAHYNLKEYQPLEKRRVVFRIGYLF